One Lathyrus oleraceus cultivar Zhongwan6 unplaced genomic scaffold, CAAS_Psat_ZW6_1.0 chrUn1030, whole genome shotgun sequence genomic window, AACATTGGATTACTATAAATGAACCATGGACTGTGAGCATGAATGCTTATGCATTCGGAACGTTGGCACCGGGTCGATGTTCATATTGGTTAAATCGGAATTGCACAGGAGGTGATTCAGGGACAGAACCATATTTGGCTGCACACAACCAGCTTCTTGCTCATTCTGCTGCTGCAAATTTGTACCGGATCAAATATAAGGTCTTCTATTGTTTAAAGAAAATTACTTATTATTACTCTGGTTCTAGATCATGTTTTTTTAAGTATGAACTTATTGGAAATGTTTCTAACAAAATAACCAAAATGCAGTCATCTCAACGAGGCATAATAGGGATTACCTTAGTCTCACACTGGTATGAGCCGGCCACTACAGCGACGGCCGACGTTGATGCTTCAAAACGAGCTCTCGACTTCATGTTTGGATGGTAAATATTGAATCAATTATTATTTAATTTCGATTCACTTCATGTTTTGTATTTAAAAGAAATATAGTTATGTATACATATATGATTTGCTGTAATCTGTAAAGTAAAAGGAAATTAGAGAGAGTATTTTATGATTTTCGTTGCATCTGCATTTTGCTATAGGTATATGAATCCGCTTACAAGAGGCGAATATCCAAAAAGCATGCGAACTTTGGTGGGAAAGAGATTACCAAAGTTCTCAAAAGAAGAGTCAAGGGAACTTAAGGGGTCTTTTGATTTTCTAGGCCTAAACTATTACTCATCCTACTATGCTGCTCATGCATCTCACCATCCCAATGTCGTCCAACCGGCCATACAAACTGATTCTCTTGTTAATGCTACATGTAAGTATATCAATCAATTTCCAAATAAGCTTAAAATAAATGTAACTTTGCATACtctaatttttttttaatgaCAGTTGAACATAATGGCAAGCCTCTCGGTCCAATGGTATGTATTTCATCATTTCATTGGAAGATAACTTATATATCAATGCTTTTCATTTGTAAGTTTTGTATTCAAAAAGATTGTTTCTAACATGTAAAGATAACTTTGTAATTTTATGTAGTCTGCTTCGAGTTGGTTATGTATTTATCCAAAAGGACTTCATAATCTTTTGCTTTACACCAAGAAAACGTACGAGGACCCTGTAATTTACATTACTGAAAATGGTAATACTTCTTATTTTATAAGATATATTGTATGCATAATATTATGATATTATTAAAGTTAATGAAAGTTTGACAAAATAAATTGATAGGTCGTGATGAGTTCAACGATCCAACATTATCTCTTGAAGAATCTCTCTTAGATACTTATAGGATTGATTACTACTATCGTCATCTTTACTATATTGAAACTGCAATTAGGTAAGTTATATTTTATTATAAGAATCTTTAAGCCTCTAGTTATTGTGACTAACTCTTTAGTTTTATTGACCTTTGTGTATGACAGGCATGGTGTGAATGTAAAGGGATATTTTGCATGGTCATTGTTGGATAACTTTGAATGGGATTCTGGCTCGAGCTTGAGATTTGGACTCGTCTTCGTTGATTTTAAAGACGGTCAGAAAAGACACCCAAAACTTTCTGCTGAATGGTTCAAGAATTTTCTCGTTAAATCTTAGGCATATATATTACATGTGGTTTCAAgaaaatgattttgttttgatgAACTTGGGATTTTCTGACCCATTTAATGGgatatgttttttttttgttgttgttgttaaagtCAGGATTACAGAAAAGTGAAATGAAACTCACTCACATGTAGTCCTTGGTGAAATAAAAATAATTGTCAATGAATGAATTCAAAGTTTGTAAAATAACTTCTTACTCGCACTCTTTTAATACAATGGAATTATATATATTGTGACTATTGAACATGTATAAAAGTGTATGAATAGTAAACTTTAAAATTCCTTGATATGATAATTATTGGTCAACGATAGAACACTTGTAACAGATTGAA contains:
- the LOC127115090 gene encoding cyanogenic beta-glucosidase, with product MAVFHINVFLLLSLLTITIVTPMNGFNPLGDFNRSSFPKGFVFGTASSAYQYEGAAFEGGKGPSIWDNFTHKYPEKIKDRSNGDVAVDSYHKYKEDIELIKDLNMDAYRFSISWSRVLPKGKLSGGVNPEGIKYYNNLINGLLAKGLQPYVTLFHWDVPQALEDEYHGLLSHRIVDDFRDYAELCFKEFGDRVKHWITINEPWTVSMNAYAFGTLAPGRCSYWLNRNCTGGDSGTEPYLAAHNQLLAHSAAANLYRIKYKSSQRGIIGITLVSHWYEPATTATADVDASKRALDFMFGWYMNPLTRGEYPKSMRTLVGKRLPKFSKEESRELKGSFDFLGLNYYSSYYAAHASHHPNVVQPAIQTDSLVNATFEHNGKPLGPMSASSWLCIYPKGLHNLLLYTKKTYEDPVIYITENGRDEFNDPTLSLEESLLDTYRIDYYYRHLYYIETAIRHGVNVKGYFAWSLLDNFEWDSGSSLRFGLVFVDFKDGQKRHPKLSAEWFKNFLVKS